The Chaetodon auriga isolate fChaAug3 chromosome 2, fChaAug3.hap1, whole genome shotgun sequence genome segment ggacacacacttggacacacatgaacacactctcggGCACACACTTGGACACTCATGAACACACTCTCGGGCACACACTCGGACACTCATGAACACACTCTCGGGCACACACtcggacacacatgaacacactctcggGCACACACtcggacacacatgaacacactctcggGCACACACtcggacacacatgaacacactctcggacacacatgaacacactctcggACACTCATGAACACACTCTCGGGCACACACtcggacacacatgaacacactctcggacacacatgaacacactctcggACACTCATGAACACACTCTCGGGCACACACTCGGACACTCATGAACACACTCTCGGGCACACACtcggacacacatgaacacactctcggGCACACACtcggacacacatgaacacactctcggGCACACACTCGGACACACCCTCTGTTACCGTTTGCAGCTGCTCATCAGCTCTCGGTGAAGCTCCTGGTGACTTTTTGAAGCTTTGACCGGATTCACAAGTTTTTTGGGTTTGATAAGGTtgttctcctcatcttcctccaggTAGTCCGGCTGGGGGACGTAGCTGGACACGGGGGACGGCTTCCTGTGGACGCCCTCGGTCTGGTGCTGTTGCAGGTTTGCATATGCTGAGGctaaagacacaaagacagaaccATTAAGATTAAAGGATAAAAAGTCCAAACTTAAATTTCTAAGGCCACATCAGACTGGACTTCCtgccctgcagaggaagaacCCTTCAGACTCCATTATgtttcctctagcgccaccctCTGgacacacctcacacacttcCCTCCCCTATGAATACCCCCTTCACACTGGACAAAACACCCACAAGCATTAGGTGTTTGTCTTTAATGGGAAAGGGTCCAATCAGCAGTCATTCCCAGGTCACATGACATGAGCGATcggcagtgatggaaacatgacaccCGGGTCGACTCGCTCCTGTGATGACGACACATATCGCAGTTCTGGACGTTGGCATGTAAATAttgtctgacagacagatggttccgctctgcttcatcatcatcatcaccatcatcatcatcatcaccatcatcatcatcttcatcgtcaccgtcatcaccatcatcgtcatcatcatcatcatcatcatcaccatcaccatcatcatcatcatcatcatcatcaccatcatcatcaccatcatcatcaccgtcatcatcatcatcatcatcatcatcgtcatcatcatcatcaccatcaccatcatcatcatcatcatcatcaccatcatcatcatcatcacaatcatcatcatcatcaccatcaccatcacaatcatcatcaccgtcatcatcatcatcatcatcacaatcatcatcatcatcatcatcatcaccatcatcaccatcatcatcatcatcatcaccatcatcatcatcatcatcgtcatcatcatcattgtcatcatcatcattgtcatcatcaccatcatcatcatcatcatcaccatcatcatcatcatcaccatcaccatcatcatcatcaccgtcatcaccttcatcaccatcatcatcatcctccagcGTGTTAGTAACCTCAAACATGACAAACCAGTGTGTGAATCGAGCCAATCAGCTTGAACGAGTTTGAACGAGCTGCTGAGAAACTCGACAGGATGTTTGTGGACGTGATGAAGGCCGCGGCCGGCGGGCTTCTGGTCTTGACGCCGCGCTCTGTGCCGCTGTTTGTCGGAGGTGCTGTACTCAGGTCTCACGGCCCACAGTgtcgtctctctgtccatcGCTCGTCtcagagaagaaaggacagATTAATGGGCATCTGATCCGAGTCCTCAGATATTCTGGGAGACAGAGATCAGATGTCATACAGTTCACTTCACACAATGACCTCTTTCTCAAGTGCAACCAGAGACCAGCATCCGCGGCTGcttcatatttcacaaaaatgaaagcagccCTGGACGTTTGCTCgtctcagaaacacagagatggCTGCAGCACGTggacaaaagtatgtggacagctgTTTTAACTGGATTTCCTCCAGGTGCCGCAGGGATTCATCCATCAGtagaaaaaaatccatcataGGTCAGAAGCAAAACCTCCGATTCACATGTCACATCAACCGTCTTTGAGATGTTCTGCACAGCTTGCCATAGGTGAGGGAGAGACCAGAGCCTCCCAGTTCAGCAGACGTGAAAACAGTCAAAGTCTCTGTGATCGTGCTGGTCACTGCATCTGTCTGCGCTCTCTCTGATTGGTCTCTCTGGACGGACAGATCCTTGACGCCTGTGCCTGCTGTAAACTGAGCATAttgtggttttatttgtgttgtgaTCGCACTTCAATGACACCTTGACCCCCAGCGAGGACGCCCCCTCACGGATCTCCCAACCGACAGTTCCTCACTCTGGAGTGACGGGACAGATGAGGTTCAGGGTTCTCGCTGAGTCCTGCCGCAGACAGAAACCAGACACCATGAATCAGCCCTCTTTTACTGTTTGAGTAtctgagctgtgtgaagtcACTGCTGATGGAAACCTTTCCTTTTTCCTGCTGTCGCTGTTTGTTGCAGAGACTACAGAgcttcatcagtgctgctgttcctcAGTAAAACCAGATAAGGACACGTAGAAGTACATGGACATGGAGGACGTACAAACACGCCGTCGGGGTAAACGTCTCCGATCAGCTTCACCACTGAGCTCCTCCACGCTTCGTCTTCACATTAACAGCACTTCCAGAGATCGGACAAACTCTCTGATTGGATGATTCTTCCAGCAATGCTCTCTGGGACTTGTATTTGTCTTTTCCCCTCAAGTCGTTCTGCACTTTAACTGGATTTCATGTCAGTGAGAGTTGATCAGCGGAAGATGCAGGAAGTCTGGATGGACTTTGAGATATTCTGAGGTTTCATATTGATCTGAGGCAGCTTCTGCAGTTTATCGACGTCTGTGAGTGCCGTTATCTGGTTTCAACAGTCTGATAACTCAGAGAGAGGACGGCTGTCTGACTCCACCTCAGCCGGGACCAAATGTCATCATGTTACAGGCCAGAAGATAATGACTGAAAATACCCTGAAGTTGCTAAATCAgatcaaagctgctgctgtgatgactCATATCGTCCTAGAGAATAAAACTCATCGACTCTGACCTGAAATTTCATTTTACCAAATTTACAAGCTTCTCATGACGATGCTGGCACACCCTGTCCTGATTCCTCTTTGTGGTTTGAGTCTGAACTTAGACGACGAACTCAgcaatgataatgatgatagtGACAATGATACAAACTTATGTTGCCGcaacaaaatgagaaacattCAAAAGGAATTACACATTTTGTTGAAATGAAACCTAAATCTAGAAAATAAATCTCTCTCTTAGGTACGTTTTGGTCTTTGCCTTCAGACTGACCTGGAATCTGTCACCGGTGAtggttttgacatttcacataCTTTGATTTGTCGACTGATCATACAGAGAGCTGTGATAACTGTTCAAACACAGCGGGTTGAAGTCTGCCGTCCTCTTACACAAACGCTCAGGTCACAAACTCACATGTTGCAAAAGATAAACTAGTTTGACGACTCAAACTGTGCAGATGTTGATCAGCTCCATAAAAACAATCCTGTTTTTCCCGTTAAGAAAAAGCTAAAGAGctctttcactttgtttcagtttcacttcGATCCTAACCAAAATTACAGGTGTGAAACCTCCACTGGATCTCAGCCCAGCACAAACAGCCTTGATCTCGATCTGGATCAAGCTGAATGTTGGTTCAGTTCGGTTCCGGAGGGAAAACATTTTGTTGGATGGTTTGGACCAATGGCCACCGTCAGAaccagcaaaaagaaaaacacccaaacaaaacaggacaaaatgagCTCGAGACGGGAGACCAAATGTTTCTTTGGCATTTGGTCCGACGACTTTATGAAGAGTCAGTTAGAAAGAAATCACAGATATTCTGACaattttcaattattttctgAGAGGACGTCCGTCCACAAGCCGATCACCAAAACCACCACAGAACACCGGACCAAAACCAGgactaaaacaccacagaacaccggacctaaaccaggactaaaacaccacagaacaccggaCCTAAACCAGGACTagaacaccacagaacactgGACCAAAACCAGgactaaaacaccacagaacaccggaCCTAAACCAGGgctaaaacaccacagaacaccggaccaaaaccaggactaaaacaccacagaacgCAGGACCAAAACCAGgactaaaacaccacagaacaccggacctaaaccaggactaaaacaccacagaacaccggaCCTAAACCAGGACTagaacaccacagaacaccggaccaaaaccaggactaaaacaccacagaacgCTGGACCAAAACCAGgactaaaacaccacagaacaccggaCCTAAACCAGGgctaaaacaccacagaacaccggaccaaaaccaggactaaaacaccacagaacgCTGGACCAAAACCAGgaataaaacaccacagaacaccggaCCTAAACCAGGACTagaacaccacagaacaccggacctaaaccaggactaaaacaccacagaacaccggaCCAAAACCAAgactaaaacaccacagaacaccggaCCTAAACCAGGACTagaacaccacagaacaccggaCCTAAACCAGaactaaaacaccacagaacaccggaccaaaaccaggactaaaacaccacagaacaccggaCCTAAACCAGGACTagaacaccacagaacaccggaCCTAAACCAGGACTagaacaccacagaacaccaGACCAAAACCAGgactaaaacaccacagaacaccggaccaaaaccaggactaaaacaccacagaacaccggacctaaaccaggactaaaacaccacagaacaccggaccaaaaccaggactaaaacaccacagaacaccggacctaaaccaggactaaaacaccacagaacaccggaccaaaaccaggactaaaacaccacagaacaccggaccaaaaccaggactaaaacaccacagaacaccggacctaaaccaggactaaaacaccacagaacaccggaCCTAAACCAGgaataaaacaccacagaacaccggaCCTAAACCAGGACTagaacaccacagaacaccggaCCTAAACCAGGACTagaacaccacagaacaccggaCCAAAACCAGGACTagaacaccacagaacaccggaccaaaaccaggactaaaacaccacagaacaccggaCCTAAACCAGGACTagaacaccacagaacaccggaCCTAAACCAGGACTagaacaccacagaacaccggaCCAAAACCAGgaataaaacaccacagaacaccggacctaaaccaggactaaaacaccacagaacaccggacctaaaccaggactaaaacaccacagaacaccggaccaaaaccaggactaaaacaccacagaacaccggacctaaaccaggactaaaacaccacagaacaccggaCCTAAACCAGgaataaaacaccacagaacaccggaCCTAAACCAGGACTagaacaccacagaacaccggaCCTAAACCAGGACTagaacaccacagaacaccggaCCAAAACCAGGACTagaacaccacagaacaccggaCCTAAACCAGGACTagaacaccacagaacaccggaCCAAAACCAGgaataaaacaccacagaacaccggacctaaaccaggactaaaacaccacagaacaccggacctaaaccaggactaaaacaccacagaacaccaCCAGGACACCAGGACTAAATGACCAAGCTTGCACGACTCCACAGTCCTTTAATCTTTGTGATGAGAGAACGTGAAAACCCTTTGTTATATAAGAACATCCGTAGAATACGTTCTCCCACTCAAATCAAGTTTCCCTGCCAACAAagacttcatcttcatcatcctaCACTCATCCACACCAACCTCacactgatttctgagcagttAGCGCCACGTCGCTCTCCAACACATGACTCAAGACCTGAATTATTCATGAAATGTATAAAAAGCAGAATATCCtggaaatacaaaaacagtgaTGGAAGTACTGCACAGGTACTGCAGTTACTCCTGCGCTCACAACAtcagacacaaaaaacaatggTGAGCTCTTCAGATCTGAAGCATTGTTGTTGATTAGTGACCAAACAGAATACTACAGAACAGTAAATGATCTCCACCAACTGCAGTGTGAAAGTACTGCTCACAAATACTTTAAATGTATCAGTGAGAATAATAAAGTAATATATGATGCTGTGATGTATTTCATAATTTAACAATCACAAACCACTTGTCATAATTAGTACTTCCACTGTTTATACTGAATGTTAACTTTGCTGATAGTACTTCTGTAGTTTTATTGAAGTCAAATCTAGAGTGCAGGACTTACGCAGTATATTTACTCTCTTGTATTGATACTTTTACTGAATACTTACTCCATCACTGTACACCCCAACACATGTATGCAACCTTCATTTTCAAGTCCCAGAAGGATAAATAACATTATTAAATGCAGTTattatgaaaaaaagaaaataatctcTGTCTATACGGATGATTTATTCctaaatatggaaaaaaaatccaaaaaacaattaaacaagTGCATTTTTTGAACAATCTGATTTAAGTTTCCTcgttttgttttaataaaaaaatacttttaggAATTGTCATCAGACACAagggaacaaacacaaaagtgaCAAACGTCGAGACGAACTAATTAACAAAGAATTAAACTCTTTTATCAGGAAACTGAAAGACTGTCGACCTGTTTCTgcacattcactcattcactgcagcacacagcccACATTCATGGACTCATCAGGACAACACTCGTTACTCTCTGGACTAAATGAGTCAGGACAGGCTTCAGGAGGTTCCAGGATCGGACTCAGTCCTCTTACCAGACTTCACCATCCTCTCCCTGGCTGAGGGGGGCTGCTCAGGGCTGCAGCTCGCCCTGTGATCCATCAGATCCATCTGATCCGTCTGATCCATCAGATCCATCTGATCCATCTGATCCacatgtgtttcagtctgtgtgcaCCTTCATGCTCTCAGTCCGAGCAGCagagctcctcctctccttctctcctcctcttcctctccactcgaCTGAATCATGTTCAGTGTAAAACAACAGTCACATGATCCTCTCAGGGACTCCCAGCatactgctgctcctcctcctcctcctcctcctcctcctcctcctcctgctcctcctccagctcctccttttgAGTCTCATATTTGGAACATGTAGAAAACTTAGATCTTCATGATCTGGATGAACTAATCAGGTGAAAGCTTCTTCCACAGGTTGGTCATGTGACTCCTGTATGTCATGATGTCAGAGCAGGACTAAAATCGATGGTCAGATGTTCTGTTCCTTCTGCTCAGTGAACTCATATTTCAGAATAACGCTCAAGCAGGTGGTttgaaggggaggaggaggaggaggaggtgacacTGCATCACACTGAAAGTTCGATCACGTCCGCTGTGTTTTACTTCAAGGTGTCTGGATGTGTTTATCGTGTAACGCTGTCAAACTCTGGTGTTAGCCACAAAGTGTTTGAATGCTAACGCTAGCTGCTGTCTAATGTAGCTCATGGGTCACCGAATATGACGCTTCACCTTCCGATGTCTTTAACTATCGTTGTCTTTGCAGTTTCTGGCCGATCAGTGCTGTAATGACATTGATTAGTCAGGCTACGTTTATTCGACCTGCCACCAGGAACACAGCAGGACGCCTTCATCCTTTTCAGCTTCCCGCCCTGAGCGTGACGTCAGAGGAAAATGGCCACTGTGTGAATATGGTCCACAGTTCAACATGACAGCGGGGGAACAGCACGCCTGGCTCTGCCCCTCTAAAGTTAGCCCGTTAGTTTAAATcctacaaaaaccaaagtgtaagaACGCCGGTTTGCTGTTCAGTGGACCGTTAGTGCCCGAGCTATCTGTTGGCCGTGACCAGGGACTTCCTGTACTCTCCACTGGTTGCCTAGCAACTGCTTAACAAAACACTCAAGTCTCAAACATGTGGTTGCCACTTGTTTTCGCTCGCAGGTGCCAACTcgatcagccaatcagaggagctTCACTGTAACGTGACAGTGGGCTGAAGCCAAAGATGAAACTGCTGAGGAAACGGATTTTACAGCTTAAATCAAGTCCTCCTGATTCTGGATCAGTCAGTCATTCACCGCTGATTCAAGCCCCTTACTGTCTTCATCTGCatagcaacagcagctcagaatcatgggtattgtagtatttagaaagacaaaacaaagtgatTGGTCAGAACAGAAAGCCGAATGATGGTTCGTGTCACATTCAGAACTTCCATTGGAGAAACATGTAAAATAAGAGCAGCTGCTCTCACTTCATGACTGTCTGAAACTCCCACTGATGATTTCTTACAtggaaaagcagcacagtgtcCCTCTGGAGACTGTCCTCTCTGATGCCGCCTGATGCCTGAGGATCACGGACTGTTACGACATGTCGTTGATGCACAGACATCCAGTCAGTTCACGGTCAGAAGTCACAGCGTGCAGCTCAACGCTGACATCACAGACAGGACGCCTTCATCCCAAGGTGCTAATGGGTAATGacccctcctgctgctgcttgaatGAGTCACACCCACACCTGAATAAATCTACAGGTCATGGTCGAACATTTCAACGACACCTTGTCAGGTATCAAAAAGAGGCCGACTGACAGAGTGTCCTCATGTTCAAACTTTAACGGAGAACGGAGGACAGTCCGCTGTCATACATGCAAAGAAGACGTCTGTAACAAAGCAATACGTCTGACAGGAAAGGATTACAGAGAATGCTGGGAACTATTgagcagctgctcagtgctgcccCACCTGTCCACAGTACCAACCTGTGAAGAACCTGCATTGCTCTTCAATGACAGAACAACCTCAATCAGAGGCAGCATGTGCTCAACAAACCCTGTCAAACATACGGAATcatgggaaaattcacctgtatCACATTAACTGAGCCCTGACTGTCAGAGTCCAACTCGTCCACCTCATGTGTCCACACTGAACCTGAAGTATTTAAAGCAGGTGTTTGGCAGAGTTTCATGTCATGATCATAAATACATGTGTGCAAACAGGAATCTGCCCCGATGCCTTTAAACCAACTGCTGTAAAACCTTCACTAAGACACCAAGCAGACAGTGATGACGTCACTGACTTCAGGCTGATATCCAAGCTTCATTCATCAGAGAGATTCTTTAAAGATGGTTTCAGTGCAAATGAACTCATTTCTTAAAATGACATGAGGATGAATTTCAGTCAGACTTccagaacaaacagctgaaactgaTCTGACTGAAACCATCAGACTAAACTCTGATGAAAGAagctctcagtctgtcctgttGGACCTAAGAGCAGTTTGATACGATCGATCACGATGTCTGCATCAATGGTCTTGAACAGCTGTTGGTCTTTGACTGagtgttaaactggtttcaaacaaacatcaaaggcaCAAAGTTTGacgtcagtcttggagatcatgtgtctgacaAACATGACGTCTGTTCTGGTCcattcctgctctctgtccatGCTGCCTCTGTCTCCAGCTGTTTGTTCATGAGGGACTcgttgggtctctgtagataaagactttggtctgtaccagctctgtgtggaaagtgtcctgagacaacttctgttgtgatttggccttTTATAAATacaattgaattgaattgaattaagtTGCCACGGGAGAGCACAAAGTATGTTTCTATGCAGAcgacacaaaactgaacatctgtgctgaaccagaTGATGCTCTGACTGACTCCATCAGTGACAGTCtgtcaatcaataaatcaatcattCAATGGATGAGCAACAATTTCTTCAAGGATTGTGGCTCAAGAGGTAGAGCGGccgtctgccaatcaggaggtccGTGGtttcgatccctggcctcggcaaTCCACAGCCAGAAGTATTCTTCGGCAAGATACTGAatactgccccccccccccccccccccacaaaaaaacaatgctgtgccatcagtgtgtgaattcatatgtgaATTTATATGTataaaagacaaactgaaatccTTCTAGTCTGACCTGAAACAAatagagaaatgctgtttaataatctgtGAAATGAACTCTCTGGATTGAATCTGAGCGTTCAGTCTTGGTGTTCTTCTAGATTCAGATCGGAGCTTCCAGTCTCACATGAACAAGGTGacgatcatctgctgctggtttatcgGAGGTTTCGTCTTAAAGAAAATCAGGATGCAGCGTTTGTCGATGACGCCCAAAAGCTCTGGAAGACTCGACCGACAGATATCAGGAGGCTGAACACTCCCTAAAACCGTCTCTCTTCGGCCTTCAGGCCTgatcctgctctgctgcacttcatgtaaattgttgtattttacttgatttcaCGCGTGATGTTTAAGTCACATGATTCATGGACGCCATCATTTGTTCACTCTTTTACAGCTcaaacactgaatatttcagctgatgtttcttcatttctgGAGTATCATTCTGCTCTCTTTAAGCTCAAATTGAAAACACTCATAAAACAGATGAATTTAGAGACTCGCTGACGGTTGAACGTAGCTGCTGCTTTCAAACCGTGTCCTCATGCTGTAATCAGAGCAGACGGCGGTTGAGGAAGCGGCCGGTGGTTCAGTGCTTCCACAACAGGCCCATTACAGCCTCAGGCACACCGAGCGAGCAGCGATAAGCCGGAGCAACCATTCAGAGGTCAGACGCACCATTGTCCTCCGAGTCGGACGGTAACCTGAGAGGGACAAACTTACCTCTGCCATTTGGGTGCTTTCCATttttcacacactgctgcttcgGCGGAGGCTCGTGGTCGATGCTGTACGCCttctgaaaaacaagaagaaaatgaggaagatGTCGGTAAACTGGGATCATCTCCAGCTTTACTGGGCAGGTCAGAGAGTTCAGACTGGATGTGAACGAAGCGTCCAGAAAACTGGACAGAAGAATGAAACAATTCAACAACAAACCAAAGTAAACTTTTGTAAAGGACACTTagattcctcttcctctttaaaAAACTGCcacctacatttcccacaatgcaacaggACCGCCAAGACGACCGGTGTGTGTTACAGTGGTGAAGTGTTTTTCTAAGACGTGGAGGTGAAGCAGTAAAGACGAAGACAATGACGATgacgaagatgaagatgaggcaGAGTCGGGTCGACTTGAGTCGGGCTGGGTCGGGTCAGGACAATGTATTTCCTGTTCGAAATATTCATATAAAGAACTTGAAgatgacagatgatgatgatgatgaagatgatttcTTAAAACTGTACCTTTAACATTCAGCTTCAAAATATGTCTCTCTTTGCTCagccctcatcctcctccttctcccctcccctctccctccccctcctccccctcctcccctccccctcctcccctcttcctccccctcctcctcctcccctccccctcctcctctcccctcccctcctctctccggGTGTTTCTCAGCCGCTCGTCTCCTTTCAGACTCCAGGTCAGCTGGACGGCCTCCTCTCTGACTGAATGGACTTTGTGTTGGTTGCTAGGAGAGCCTTCGTCAGGCTTCCACATGGTGACAAGGCTCTCACTGTCTGCAGACCCCCCCGCCGGCCCTGGAGGAGGGGGGGTCCCCTGAATGAATGCTGTTTACTGCAGGATGATCTGAGAAGGATCCTTTTCTCTTAAACTGGTCCCAGAAGTTTAAACCCAGCAGGAGGTTAGCGGAACAGTTCaacacttcctctcctcctcctcctcctcctcctcctccctctgagtcacatgttcacattgatccactctcacatctgtatgatgaatatgaagctacagccagcagctggttagcatagcttagcataaagactggagatgGGGggacagctagcctggctctgtgacaaatgtctcctcctctgttcatTGTGTACCGAGCCtgatgggaggaagaggaggaggaggaggaggagaacgaagtcttcactgtgctcctcagtaactgaactgactgaactTCAAGAGGCTGTGAATGTCGTTAACGATGCGGCCGCCACCTGGAGGCAGCCTTCAGTTTGCTCGTCAGACAGCAGCGAGCTGATGTGACAtgaatcaacacacagctgatgtcaGATCAGTTCTGCCGGGTTCAGACGACACTGAGACGGTCAGCTGGAGGGTCTCAAACAccctgtcctctgtctcagCACGACTGACCTGAGCACAGTCTGACCTCTGCTGGACAGACAACAACATTACATCTCACTTCACACAGACCAGCAGCatgaacaggacagaacaggacaggacaggacaggacaggacaggacaggacagactagaacagaacagaacaggacagaacaggacaggacaggacaggacagactagaacagaacagaacagaacaggacaggacaggacaggacaggacagactagaacagaacagaacaggacaggacaggacaggacaggacagactagaacagaacaggacaggacaggacaggacagactagaacagaacaggacaggacaggacaggacaggacagactagaacaggacaggacacgacagagcaggacaggacaggacagactacaacaggacaggacacgacagaacaggacaggacaggacagaataGACTAGagcaggacagaacaggacaggacagactagaacagaacaggacagaacaggacaggacaggacagaacaagacagaacaggacaggacaggacaggacagactagaacagaacaggacaggacaggacaggacaggacagaacaggacaggacagaacaggacaggacaggacaggacagactagaacaggacaggacagaacagaatagaacaggacaggacaggacaggacagaacaggacaggacagactagaacaggacaggacaggacagaacagaatagaacaggacaggacaggacaggacagaacagaacaggacagactagaacagaacagaacaagacagaacaggacaggacaggacaggacaggacagactagaacaggacaggacaggacagaacaagacagaacaggacaggacaggacaggacagactagaacagaacaggacaggacaggacaggacaggacaggacagactagaacaggacaggacaggacagaacaggacaggacaggacaggacagactagaacaggacaggacagaacagaatagaacaggacaggacaggacaggacagaacaggacaggacagactagaacaggacaggacaggacagaacagaatagaacaggacaggacaggacaggacagaacagaacaggacagactagaacagaacagaacaagacagaacaggacaggacaggacagactagaacaggacaggacaggacaggacagaacaggacaggacagg includes the following:
- the LOC143330262 gene encoding protein FAM107B isoform X2, whose protein sequence is MLKKAYSIDHEPPPKQQCVKNGKHPNGRASAYANLQQHQTEGVHRKPSPVSSYVPQPDYLEEDEENNLIKPKKLVNPVKASKSHQELHRELMSSCKRGGASVEMKPELQRVLETRKRDQLIKQRKQEEEAHRKISPLEAELLRRHKKLEELERQQEKEQEDNLKAPEFVKVKENLRRTSFHSKGEKEV
- the LOC143330262 gene encoding protein FAM107B isoform X1, coding for MDQMDLMDQTDQMDLMDHRASCSPEQPPSARERMVKSASAYANLQQHQTEGVHRKPSPVSSYVPQPDYLEEDEENNLIKPKKLVNPVKASKSHQELHRELMSSCKRGGASVEMKPELQRVLETRKRDQLIKQRKQEEEAHRKISPLEAELLRRHKKLEELERQQEKEQEDNLKAPEFVKVKENLRRTSFHSKGEKEV